From a region of the Falco peregrinus isolate bFalPer1 chromosome 5, bFalPer1.pri, whole genome shotgun sequence genome:
- the CIITA gene encoding MHC class II transactivator isoform X7, which yields MLKNVISKEYHQALLHEKDREDLARKISLTFVEKWDLYLSTSVPLCCLNLCSSKPLNMIDNEPAGSKYISDSKRQIMDSAFLPENSYLDLLHSDIDPLHLYTLFDPKSSGNEEGDFSADPEADASNCDQFNNMDFLYTMENGENGDELYICSNTIEAYARIAELAEYVLKDQQEKQVEDTFAGNLILDEMAAENTERFPDTKMQKCHKRSFLSSSESCSDASQPKYKKMVEVPAVSAGNGSFLPMPLNSHPASSTSLTNQHTSFSVPATNVLERSSDIPGSSAPLIPDCLPVGVKGSQENRGFADPPQQILNFLLGNGTSDVILYPVLTSYTETLIPPSFPVSLCGLQMFKEVQIPIIPSEEPFKRPKPVEAFCTSLMDYFRDVCKSVAMEREVTLDHLFIDGTLVQSQTETKTGKNSEKAMEKELVTCSLQGKEKAVLKRSQIFQIPRGKDLETKVIVVLGKAGMGKSILVQKICQDWSNGEFSQFEFVFWFDCKQISFPEKRYSLKDLLLEFFVKPQEGNEEIFEYILQNPAKVLLVFDGFEGLHDHENSPRCLASQPEKYLCTIKELLSGLIQKKTLNGCTLLLTARPKDKVYQYVSKVDKAIEIVGFSPQQRELYISKYFEGLPYCDNALKLIKECEYLFSYCYSPVMCRFVCFICETVLEMGNESLPSTLTAVFLKFVQQKIIPMQTDVTAIQNQESLATLARIAWYLGEKRQSAMKSDHPSKEVKEFALKYGFFLPFAFPRHSDSGEQEFGSTFSDFVIQNFLGALHLMLAEDIKDKSLTKYLSLASKKKKPYNWLDLVPRFLAGLLFLQDDSYFCSRSNKDVKLSTKKQKPLLKYIRRLQINELCPERLLELLHCIYETQSNYLLQHVALRLKPDLSFLGVVLAPPDVHVLHSILKRSRKEFFLDLQNSSIDMQGLKDLVGLKNVASFRASLSDTVRLWKSLEQAKDYELLRASTEKFILDPFKAKTMKDISDLSDLVKMQEKMINCVQDASGCSSCGIPAIKNLKKIEFALGPVCGLQGFLKLVKILAAFPLLQHLDLDALSENGIGDEGAKSLSEVFPTLTSLETLNLSQNKITDVGAEKLATALPSLSSLKTLSLYNNSICDFGAENLAKVLPAMASLRVLDVQYNKITGVGAQQLTDSLRKCPHIKNLVMWNPTIPYGVLEHLQQLDSRISVMEFLLRRDRVQKQSYQVSLSTQLLLILETSKNSKHSSKNHSYCS from the exons ACAGCAAGAGACAAATCATGGATTCAGCATTTCTGCCTGAAAACAGCTATCTTGATTTACTGCACAGTGATATCGACCCATTGCATCTGTATACTCTCTTTGATCCTAAGTCATCTGGAAATGAAGAAGGTGACTTCTCTGCAG ATCCTGAAGCTGATGCCAGCAACTGTGATCAGTTCAATAATATGGATTTCCTTTATACGATGGAAAATGGTGAAAATGGGGATGAACTGTATATCTGTTCCAACACCATAGAAGCTTATGCTAGAATAG CTGAATTAGCAGAATATGTGCTCAAAGATCAGCAGGAGAAGCAGGTGGAAGACACTTTTG CAGGGAACCTTATTTTGGATGAAATGGCTGCTGAAAACACTGAGAGGTTTCCTGACACAAAGATGCAGAAATGTCACAAACGTT CATTCTTAAGCTCTTCAGAGAGTTGCTCTGATGCTTCACAAcccaaatacaagaaaatgg tGGAAGTCCCTGCAGTGTCTGCAGGGAATGGCAGTTTCTTACCTATGCCTCTCAACAGCCATCCAGCTAGCTCCACCTCACTCACTAACCAGCACAcatccttttctgttcctgctaCCAATGTGTTGGAAAGAAGTTCTGACATTCCTG GATCTTCAGCACCTTTGATTCCGGATTGTCTACCCGTCGGCGTGAAGGGGAGCCAAGAGAATAGAGGCTTTGCAGATCCTCCTCAGCAGATACTTAACTTTCTTCTTGGAAATGGCACATCAGATGTTATATTATATCCAG TGCTGACTTCTTACACAGAAACGTTGATACCCCCAAGTTTTCCAGTCAGTTTATGTG GTTTACAAATGTTCAAAGAAGTCCAGATTCCCATAATTCCTTCTGAAGAACCTTTCAAAAGACCAA AGCCAGTGGAAGCTTTCTGTACATCACTTATGGATTATTTCCGAGATGTGTGCAAATCTGTGGCCATGGAGCGTGAAGTAACTCTTGATCACCTGTTTATTGATGGGACACTTGTTCAAAGCCAAACTGAAACCAAGACTGGGAAGAATAGTGAAAAAGCCATGGAAAAGGAGCTGGTAACTTGCAGTCtgcaagggaaggagaaggcagtCCTTAAAAGAAGCCAAATATTTCAAATCCCCAGAGGTAAAGACTTAGAGACTAAAGTGATTGTGGtgctgggaaaagcaggaatGGGCAAAAGCATTCTTGTTCAGAAGATCTGCCAGGACTGGTCCAATGGAGAGTTTTCTCAGtttgaatttgtattttggtttgACTGCAAACAAATAAGCTTTCCTGAGAAACGATATAGCCTGAAGGATCTGCTTCTTGAATTTTTTGTAAAACCTCAGGAGGGAAATGAAGAGATCTTTGAGTATATATTGCAAAATCCTGCTAAAGTCCTTCTGGTTTTTGATGGTTTTGAAGGCTTGCATGATCATGAAAATTCTCCTCGTTGCTTGGCCAGTCAGCCTGAAAAATACTTGTGCACTATAAAGGAGCTGCTTTCAGGACTCATACAAAAGAAGACACTCAATGGTTGCACTTTACTACTTACAGCAAGACCAAAAGACAAGGTGTACCAGTATGTGTCAAAAGTGGATAAGGCTATTGAAATAGTAGGATTTTCCCCTCAGCAGAGAGAGTTGTACATATCCAAATACTTTGAAGGATTACCCTACTGTGATAATGCACTGAAATTAATCAAAGAGTGTGAGTACCTGTTCAGTTATTGTTACAGCCCTGTTATGTgtagatttgtttgttttatctgtGAGACAGTACTTGAAATGGGAAACGAAAGCCTTCCTTCAACTCTTACTGCAGTCTTCCTGAAATTTGTTCAGCAAAAGATAATACCTATGCAAACAGATGTTACAGCCATACAGAATCAAGAGAGTCTTGCTACACTAGCCCGTATAGCCTGGTATCTCGGAGAAAAGCGCCAAAGTGCCATGAAAAGTGATCATCCTTCTAAGGAAGTGAAAGAGTTTGCTCTGAAGTATGgatttttcctgccttttgcaTTCCCCAGACATTCAGATAGTGGAGAACAGGAATTTGGGAGCACATTCTCTGACTTTGTCATTCAGAATTTCTTGGGTGCACTTCACCTTATGTTAGCAGAAGACATCAAGGATAAAAGTCTAACAAAGTACCTGTCTCTTGcatccaagaagaaaaaaccttaTAACTGGTTAGATTTAGTGCCTCGATTTTTGGCTGGATTGTTGTTCCTCCAGGATGACTCCTACTTCTGCTCCCGTTCAAATAAGGATGTAAAACTATCAACCAAGAAGCAAAAACCACTGTTGAAATATATTAGAAGGCTGCAGATAAATGAGCTCTGCCCAGAGAGGTTACTCGAACTTTTGCATTGTATTTATGAAACACAAAGCAATTATCTTTTGCAGCATGTGGCCTTAAGGCTCAAGCCAGACCTGTCTTTTCTGGGTGTAGTTCTTGCACCACCCGATGTCCATGTACTGCACTCTATTTTAAAAAGGTCAAGAAAAGAGTTTTTCTTGGatttgcaaaacagcagcattgACATGCAAGGGCTAAAAGACTTGGTTGGCCTAAAGAATGTGGCATCTTTCAG GGCCTCCCTCAGTGATACAGTCAGGCTCTGGAAATCTTTAGAACAGGCAAAAGACTACGAACTGCTGAGAGCATCAACAGAGAAATTCATTCTTGATCCCTTTAAGGCAAAGACGATGAAGGACATCAGTGATCTTTCAGACCTTGTAAAGATGCAGGAGAAGATGATCAATTG TGTGCAAGATGCATCTggttgcagcagctgtggaatTCCTGCCAtcaaaaacctcaaaaaaataGAATTTGC gctGGGTCCGGTATGTGGCCTTCAGGGATTCCTAAAACTTGTGAAAATTCTTGCAGCATTTCCATTGCTTCAGCATTTAGA TCTTGATGCTCTGAGTGAAAATGGCATAGGAGATGAAGGAGCAAAGAGCCTATCTGAAGTCTTTCCAACCCTGACATCACTGGAAACATTAAA CTTATCACAGAATAAGATAACAGATGTGGGTGCAGAGAAACTAGCTACCGCTTTGCCTTCTTTGTCTTCATTAAAGACACTAAG CTTATACAATAACAGCATTTGTGATTTTGGAGCAGAAAATCTTGCAAAAGTTCTTCCTGCGATGGCATCTTTAAGAGTGCTAGA tgttcAGTATAACAAAATAACTGGTGTTGGAGCCCAGCAGCTGACTGACAGCCTACGAAAATGTCCCCATATAAAAAACTTGGT GATGTGGAATCCCACCATTCCCTATGGAGTTCTCGAACACCTTCAGCAGCTGGACTCTAGGATCAGCGT
- the CIITA gene encoding MHC class II transactivator isoform X8, producing the protein MNSCFVEHPTCHFGPMATSVCIRQQANFVIGIVCQHVKEILSLLFHQMELQDSKRQIMDSAFLPENSYLDLLHSDIDPLHLYTLFDPKSSGNEEGDFSADPEADASNCDQFNNMDFLYTMENGENGDELYICSNTIEAYARIAELAEYVLKDQQEKQVEDTFAGNLILDEMAAENTERFPDTKMQKCHKRSFLSSSESCSDASQPKYKKMVEVPAVSAGNGSFLPMPLNSHPASSTSLTNQHTSFSVPATNVLERSSDIPGSSAPLIPDCLPVGVKGSQENRGFADPPQQILNFLLGNGTSDVILYPVLTSYTETLIPPSFPVSLCGLQMFKEVQIPIIPSEEPFKRPKPVEAFCTSLMDYFRDVCKSVAMEREVTLDHLFIDGTLVQSQTETKTGKNSEKAMEKELVTCSLQGKEKAVLKRSQIFQIPRGKDLETKVIVVLGKAGMGKSILVQKICQDWSNGEFSQFEFVFWFDCKQISFPEKRYSLKDLLLEFFVKPQEGNEEIFEYILQNPAKVLLVFDGFEGLHDHENSPRCLASQPEKYLCTIKELLSGLIQKKTLNGCTLLLTARPKDKVYQYVSKVDKAIEIVGFSPQQRELYISKYFEGLPYCDNALKLIKECEYLFSYCYSPVMCRFVCFICETVLEMGNESLPSTLTAVFLKFVQQKIIPMQTDVTAIQNQESLATLARIAWYLGEKRQSAMKSDHPSKEVKEFALKYGFFLPFAFPRHSDSGEQEFGSTFSDFVIQNFLGALHLMLAEDIKDKSLTKYLSLASKKKKPYNWLDLVPRFLAGLLFLQDDSYFCSRSNKDVKLSTKKQKPLLKYIRRLQINELCPERLLELLHCIYETQSNYLLQHVALRLKPDLSFLGVVLAPPDVHVLHSILKRSRKEFFLDLQNSSIDMQGLKDLVGLKNVASFRASLSDTVRLWKSLEQAKDYELLRASTEKFILDPFKAKTMKDISDLSDLVKMQEKMINCVQDASGCSSCGIPAIKNLKKIEFALGPVCGLQGFLKLVKILAAFPLLQHLDLDALSENGIGDEGAKSLSEVFPTLTSLETLNLSQNKITDVGAEKLATALPSLSSLKTLSLYNNSICDFGAENLAKVLPAMASLRVLDVQYNKITGVGAQQLTDSLRKCPHIKNLVMWNPTIPYGVLEHLQQLDSRISVMEFLLRRDRVQKQSYQVSLSTQLLLILETSKNSKHSSKNHSYCS; encoded by the exons ATGAACTCCTGCTTTGTAGAACATCCTACTTGTCATTTTGGGCCAATGGCAACCAGCGTTTGCATAAGGCAGCAGGCTAATTTTGTTATTGGTATAGTCTGTCAACATgtgaaagaaatactttcacttctgtttcacCAAATGGAGCTGCAAG ACAGCAAGAGACAAATCATGGATTCAGCATTTCTGCCTGAAAACAGCTATCTTGATTTACTGCACAGTGATATCGACCCATTGCATCTGTATACTCTCTTTGATCCTAAGTCATCTGGAAATGAAGAAGGTGACTTCTCTGCAG ATCCTGAAGCTGATGCCAGCAACTGTGATCAGTTCAATAATATGGATTTCCTTTATACGATGGAAAATGGTGAAAATGGGGATGAACTGTATATCTGTTCCAACACCATAGAAGCTTATGCTAGAATAG CTGAATTAGCAGAATATGTGCTCAAAGATCAGCAGGAGAAGCAGGTGGAAGACACTTTTG CAGGGAACCTTATTTTGGATGAAATGGCTGCTGAAAACACTGAGAGGTTTCCTGACACAAAGATGCAGAAATGTCACAAACGTT CATTCTTAAGCTCTTCAGAGAGTTGCTCTGATGCTTCACAAcccaaatacaagaaaatgg tGGAAGTCCCTGCAGTGTCTGCAGGGAATGGCAGTTTCTTACCTATGCCTCTCAACAGCCATCCAGCTAGCTCCACCTCACTCACTAACCAGCACAcatccttttctgttcctgctaCCAATGTGTTGGAAAGAAGTTCTGACATTCCTG GATCTTCAGCACCTTTGATTCCGGATTGTCTACCCGTCGGCGTGAAGGGGAGCCAAGAGAATAGAGGCTTTGCAGATCCTCCTCAGCAGATACTTAACTTTCTTCTTGGAAATGGCACATCAGATGTTATATTATATCCAG TGCTGACTTCTTACACAGAAACGTTGATACCCCCAAGTTTTCCAGTCAGTTTATGTG GTTTACAAATGTTCAAAGAAGTCCAGATTCCCATAATTCCTTCTGAAGAACCTTTCAAAAGACCAA AGCCAGTGGAAGCTTTCTGTACATCACTTATGGATTATTTCCGAGATGTGTGCAAATCTGTGGCCATGGAGCGTGAAGTAACTCTTGATCACCTGTTTATTGATGGGACACTTGTTCAAAGCCAAACTGAAACCAAGACTGGGAAGAATAGTGAAAAAGCCATGGAAAAGGAGCTGGTAACTTGCAGTCtgcaagggaaggagaaggcagtCCTTAAAAGAAGCCAAATATTTCAAATCCCCAGAGGTAAAGACTTAGAGACTAAAGTGATTGTGGtgctgggaaaagcaggaatGGGCAAAAGCATTCTTGTTCAGAAGATCTGCCAGGACTGGTCCAATGGAGAGTTTTCTCAGtttgaatttgtattttggtttgACTGCAAACAAATAAGCTTTCCTGAGAAACGATATAGCCTGAAGGATCTGCTTCTTGAATTTTTTGTAAAACCTCAGGAGGGAAATGAAGAGATCTTTGAGTATATATTGCAAAATCCTGCTAAAGTCCTTCTGGTTTTTGATGGTTTTGAAGGCTTGCATGATCATGAAAATTCTCCTCGTTGCTTGGCCAGTCAGCCTGAAAAATACTTGTGCACTATAAAGGAGCTGCTTTCAGGACTCATACAAAAGAAGACACTCAATGGTTGCACTTTACTACTTACAGCAAGACCAAAAGACAAGGTGTACCAGTATGTGTCAAAAGTGGATAAGGCTATTGAAATAGTAGGATTTTCCCCTCAGCAGAGAGAGTTGTACATATCCAAATACTTTGAAGGATTACCCTACTGTGATAATGCACTGAAATTAATCAAAGAGTGTGAGTACCTGTTCAGTTATTGTTACAGCCCTGTTATGTgtagatttgtttgttttatctgtGAGACAGTACTTGAAATGGGAAACGAAAGCCTTCCTTCAACTCTTACTGCAGTCTTCCTGAAATTTGTTCAGCAAAAGATAATACCTATGCAAACAGATGTTACAGCCATACAGAATCAAGAGAGTCTTGCTACACTAGCCCGTATAGCCTGGTATCTCGGAGAAAAGCGCCAAAGTGCCATGAAAAGTGATCATCCTTCTAAGGAAGTGAAAGAGTTTGCTCTGAAGTATGgatttttcctgccttttgcaTTCCCCAGACATTCAGATAGTGGAGAACAGGAATTTGGGAGCACATTCTCTGACTTTGTCATTCAGAATTTCTTGGGTGCACTTCACCTTATGTTAGCAGAAGACATCAAGGATAAAAGTCTAACAAAGTACCTGTCTCTTGcatccaagaagaaaaaaccttaTAACTGGTTAGATTTAGTGCCTCGATTTTTGGCTGGATTGTTGTTCCTCCAGGATGACTCCTACTTCTGCTCCCGTTCAAATAAGGATGTAAAACTATCAACCAAGAAGCAAAAACCACTGTTGAAATATATTAGAAGGCTGCAGATAAATGAGCTCTGCCCAGAGAGGTTACTCGAACTTTTGCATTGTATTTATGAAACACAAAGCAATTATCTTTTGCAGCATGTGGCCTTAAGGCTCAAGCCAGACCTGTCTTTTCTGGGTGTAGTTCTTGCACCACCCGATGTCCATGTACTGCACTCTATTTTAAAAAGGTCAAGAAAAGAGTTTTTCTTGGatttgcaaaacagcagcattgACATGCAAGGGCTAAAAGACTTGGTTGGCCTAAAGAATGTGGCATCTTTCAG GGCCTCCCTCAGTGATACAGTCAGGCTCTGGAAATCTTTAGAACAGGCAAAAGACTACGAACTGCTGAGAGCATCAACAGAGAAATTCATTCTTGATCCCTTTAAGGCAAAGACGATGAAGGACATCAGTGATCTTTCAGACCTTGTAAAGATGCAGGAGAAGATGATCAATTG TGTGCAAGATGCATCTggttgcagcagctgtggaatTCCTGCCAtcaaaaacctcaaaaaaataGAATTTGC gctGGGTCCGGTATGTGGCCTTCAGGGATTCCTAAAACTTGTGAAAATTCTTGCAGCATTTCCATTGCTTCAGCATTTAGA TCTTGATGCTCTGAGTGAAAATGGCATAGGAGATGAAGGAGCAAAGAGCCTATCTGAAGTCTTTCCAACCCTGACATCACTGGAAACATTAAA CTTATCACAGAATAAGATAACAGATGTGGGTGCAGAGAAACTAGCTACCGCTTTGCCTTCTTTGTCTTCATTAAAGACACTAAG CTTATACAATAACAGCATTTGTGATTTTGGAGCAGAAAATCTTGCAAAAGTTCTTCCTGCGATGGCATCTTTAAGAGTGCTAGA tgttcAGTATAACAAAATAACTGGTGTTGGAGCCCAGCAGCTGACTGACAGCCTACGAAAATGTCCCCATATAAAAAACTTGGT GATGTGGAATCCCACCATTCCCTATGGAGTTCTCGAACACCTTCAGCAGCTGGACTCTAGGATCAGCGT
- the CIITA gene encoding MHC class II transactivator isoform X9, which yields MDSAFLPENSYLDLLHSDIDPLHLYTLFDPKSSGNEEGDFSADPEADASNCDQFNNMDFLYTMENGENGDELYICSNTIEAYARIAELAEYVLKDQQEKQVEDTFAGNLILDEMAAENTERFPDTKMQKCHKRSFLSSSESCSDASQPKYKKMVEVPAVSAGNGSFLPMPLNSHPASSTSLTNQHTSFSVPATNVLERSSDIPGSSAPLIPDCLPVGVKGSQENRGFADPPQQILNFLLGNGTSDVILYPVLTSYTETLIPPSFPVSLCGLQMFKEVQIPIIPSEEPFKRPKPVEAFCTSLMDYFRDVCKSVAMEREVTLDHLFIDGTLVQSQTETKTGKNSEKAMEKELVTCSLQGKEKAVLKRSQIFQIPRGKDLETKVIVVLGKAGMGKSILVQKICQDWSNGEFSQFEFVFWFDCKQISFPEKRYSLKDLLLEFFVKPQEGNEEIFEYILQNPAKVLLVFDGFEGLHDHENSPRCLASQPEKYLCTIKELLSGLIQKKTLNGCTLLLTARPKDKVYQYVSKVDKAIEIVGFSPQQRELYISKYFEGLPYCDNALKLIKECEYLFSYCYSPVMCRFVCFICETVLEMGNESLPSTLTAVFLKFVQQKIIPMQTDVTAIQNQESLATLARIAWYLGEKRQSAMKSDHPSKEVKEFALKYGFFLPFAFPRHSDSGEQEFGSTFSDFVIQNFLGALHLMLAEDIKDKSLTKYLSLASKKKKPYNWLDLVPRFLAGLLFLQDDSYFCSRSNKDVKLSTKKQKPLLKYIRRLQINELCPERLLELLHCIYETQSNYLLQHVALRLKPDLSFLGVVLAPPDVHVLHSILKRSRKEFFLDLQNSSIDMQGLKDLVGLKNVASFRASLSDTVRLWKSLEQAKDYELLRASTEKFILDPFKAKTMKDISDLSDLVKMQEKMINCVQDASGCSSCGIPAIKNLKKIEFALGPVCGLQGFLKLVKILAAFPLLQHLDLDALSENGIGDEGAKSLSEVFPTLTSLETLNLSQNKITDVGAEKLATALPSLSSLKTLSLYNNSICDFGAENLAKVLPAMASLRVLDVQYNKITGVGAQQLTDSLRKCPHIKNLVMWNPTIPYGVLEHLQQLDSRISVMEFLLRRDRVQKQSYQVSLSTQLLLILETSKNSKHSSKNHSYCS from the exons ATGGATTCAGCATTTCTGCCTGAAAACAGCTATCTTGATTTACTGCACAGTGATATCGACCCATTGCATCTGTATACTCTCTTTGATCCTAAGTCATCTGGAAATGAAGAAGGTGACTTCTCTGCAG ATCCTGAAGCTGATGCCAGCAACTGTGATCAGTTCAATAATATGGATTTCCTTTATACGATGGAAAATGGTGAAAATGGGGATGAACTGTATATCTGTTCCAACACCATAGAAGCTTATGCTAGAATAG CTGAATTAGCAGAATATGTGCTCAAAGATCAGCAGGAGAAGCAGGTGGAAGACACTTTTG CAGGGAACCTTATTTTGGATGAAATGGCTGCTGAAAACACTGAGAGGTTTCCTGACACAAAGATGCAGAAATGTCACAAACGTT CATTCTTAAGCTCTTCAGAGAGTTGCTCTGATGCTTCACAAcccaaatacaagaaaatgg tGGAAGTCCCTGCAGTGTCTGCAGGGAATGGCAGTTTCTTACCTATGCCTCTCAACAGCCATCCAGCTAGCTCCACCTCACTCACTAACCAGCACAcatccttttctgttcctgctaCCAATGTGTTGGAAAGAAGTTCTGACATTCCTG GATCTTCAGCACCTTTGATTCCGGATTGTCTACCCGTCGGCGTGAAGGGGAGCCAAGAGAATAGAGGCTTTGCAGATCCTCCTCAGCAGATACTTAACTTTCTTCTTGGAAATGGCACATCAGATGTTATATTATATCCAG TGCTGACTTCTTACACAGAAACGTTGATACCCCCAAGTTTTCCAGTCAGTTTATGTG GTTTACAAATGTTCAAAGAAGTCCAGATTCCCATAATTCCTTCTGAAGAACCTTTCAAAAGACCAA AGCCAGTGGAAGCTTTCTGTACATCACTTATGGATTATTTCCGAGATGTGTGCAAATCTGTGGCCATGGAGCGTGAAGTAACTCTTGATCACCTGTTTATTGATGGGACACTTGTTCAAAGCCAAACTGAAACCAAGACTGGGAAGAATAGTGAAAAAGCCATGGAAAAGGAGCTGGTAACTTGCAGTCtgcaagggaaggagaaggcagtCCTTAAAAGAAGCCAAATATTTCAAATCCCCAGAGGTAAAGACTTAGAGACTAAAGTGATTGTGGtgctgggaaaagcaggaatGGGCAAAAGCATTCTTGTTCAGAAGATCTGCCAGGACTGGTCCAATGGAGAGTTTTCTCAGtttgaatttgtattttggtttgACTGCAAACAAATAAGCTTTCCTGAGAAACGATATAGCCTGAAGGATCTGCTTCTTGAATTTTTTGTAAAACCTCAGGAGGGAAATGAAGAGATCTTTGAGTATATATTGCAAAATCCTGCTAAAGTCCTTCTGGTTTTTGATGGTTTTGAAGGCTTGCATGATCATGAAAATTCTCCTCGTTGCTTGGCCAGTCAGCCTGAAAAATACTTGTGCACTATAAAGGAGCTGCTTTCAGGACTCATACAAAAGAAGACACTCAATGGTTGCACTTTACTACTTACAGCAAGACCAAAAGACAAGGTGTACCAGTATGTGTCAAAAGTGGATAAGGCTATTGAAATAGTAGGATTTTCCCCTCAGCAGAGAGAGTTGTACATATCCAAATACTTTGAAGGATTACCCTACTGTGATAATGCACTGAAATTAATCAAAGAGTGTGAGTACCTGTTCAGTTATTGTTACAGCCCTGTTATGTgtagatttgtttgttttatctgtGAGACAGTACTTGAAATGGGAAACGAAAGCCTTCCTTCAACTCTTACTGCAGTCTTCCTGAAATTTGTTCAGCAAAAGATAATACCTATGCAAACAGATGTTACAGCCATACAGAATCAAGAGAGTCTTGCTACACTAGCCCGTATAGCCTGGTATCTCGGAGAAAAGCGCCAAAGTGCCATGAAAAGTGATCATCCTTCTAAGGAAGTGAAAGAGTTTGCTCTGAAGTATGgatttttcctgccttttgcaTTCCCCAGACATTCAGATAGTGGAGAACAGGAATTTGGGAGCACATTCTCTGACTTTGTCATTCAGAATTTCTTGGGTGCACTTCACCTTATGTTAGCAGAAGACATCAAGGATAAAAGTCTAACAAAGTACCTGTCTCTTGcatccaagaagaaaaaaccttaTAACTGGTTAGATTTAGTGCCTCGATTTTTGGCTGGATTGTTGTTCCTCCAGGATGACTCCTACTTCTGCTCCCGTTCAAATAAGGATGTAAAACTATCAACCAAGAAGCAAAAACCACTGTTGAAATATATTAGAAGGCTGCAGATAAATGAGCTCTGCCCAGAGAGGTTACTCGAACTTTTGCATTGTATTTATGAAACACAAAGCAATTATCTTTTGCAGCATGTGGCCTTAAGGCTCAAGCCAGACCTGTCTTTTCTGGGTGTAGTTCTTGCACCACCCGATGTCCATGTACTGCACTCTATTTTAAAAAGGTCAAGAAAAGAGTTTTTCTTGGatttgcaaaacagcagcattgACATGCAAGGGCTAAAAGACTTGGTTGGCCTAAAGAATGTGGCATCTTTCAG GGCCTCCCTCAGTGATACAGTCAGGCTCTGGAAATCTTTAGAACAGGCAAAAGACTACGAACTGCTGAGAGCATCAACAGAGAAATTCATTCTTGATCCCTTTAAGGCAAAGACGATGAAGGACATCAGTGATCTTTCAGACCTTGTAAAGATGCAGGAGAAGATGATCAATTG TGTGCAAGATGCATCTggttgcagcagctgtggaatTCCTGCCAtcaaaaacctcaaaaaaataGAATTTGC gctGGGTCCGGTATGTGGCCTTCAGGGATTCCTAAAACTTGTGAAAATTCTTGCAGCATTTCCATTGCTTCAGCATTTAGA TCTTGATGCTCTGAGTGAAAATGGCATAGGAGATGAAGGAGCAAAGAGCCTATCTGAAGTCTTTCCAACCCTGACATCACTGGAAACATTAAA CTTATCACAGAATAAGATAACAGATGTGGGTGCAGAGAAACTAGCTACCGCTTTGCCTTCTTTGTCTTCATTAAAGACACTAAG CTTATACAATAACAGCATTTGTGATTTTGGAGCAGAAAATCTTGCAAAAGTTCTTCCTGCGATGGCATCTTTAAGAGTGCTAGA tgttcAGTATAACAAAATAACTGGTGTTGGAGCCCAGCAGCTGACTGACAGCCTACGAAAATGTCCCCATATAAAAAACTTGGT GATGTGGAATCCCACCATTCCCTATGGAGTTCTCGAACACCTTCAGCAGCTGGACTCTAGGATCAGCGT